The following nucleotide sequence is from Halobacillus mangrovi.
GCAAATAGGGAAAGTCTATGAAGGCGTACTAAATCAATTAAAGTCTTATATTGAATATCACCAATTGAAACCTGGCGACAAATTACCTTCTGAGCGGGAGCTTAGCGAGCAATTGAATGTAGGGAGATCTTCTATAAGAGAAGCTTTACGTGCCATGGAACTTCTCGGTCTTATAGAAACGAGACGAGGAGAAGGGACGTTTATGAGAGCTTATCGTCCTCATCATATGGTTGAGCTTTTATCAAATTTTTTATTGAACGAGTCGAGGACGAGGGAAGAACTCTTCACAGCTAAGCAGATGCTTGAAAAAGAAGTGGTCATGAGATTGTTAGAAAAGCTTAATGATAAAGATTTGGATATGATCGAAAAAATCATAGAAAATAAAGAAAAAGAGAAGCTCCATGAAGAATTCTTTCAATTTCTATTTGAACGCAGTGGACAGCCTCTCTTACTGTCAATGTGGCAGTTCATTTATGGCTTTACTCACACAGTCCATGACATTCAGTATGAAAAATCTTGGTATCAGAAAGTGGCTAATGTATTGAAAACAGGAGACCAGATTAAAGTTCTTCAATTATTTTCTTCTTAGTCCTGTCGAAAGCGTTCGACAAGATCACCGAGATTATGTAACTACTTTTTTGTATATTGGACAGAAAGGAAGCTTTGTCCCAAAGGAGGAATCACCTTGCTAAGAGACTTTTTCAGCAAGAAAAAAAGATATGCATCCATTCCTAGACAGGAAGCAAAGCAGGATGTACCTGAAGGTCTGATGCAAAAATGCCCAAATTGTCAAAAGATCTTCTACAGAAAAGAACTTAATAGAAATATGAACGTCTGCCCACATTGTGATCACCATCATCGACTGAGCGCATACGAAAGAATTCAACACCTATTTGATGAAGGCTCCTTTGAAGAGTGGGACAAGCAGATGATCTCAAGCAACCCTCTTGAATTTCCAGAATATGAGGAGAAGCTTGAAAAAGATCGTATTAAATCAGATTTAAATGAGGCTGTTGTCACAGGAAAAGCCTCATTATCAGGCATGCCTGCAGCGGTGGCTGTCATGGATGCCCGTTTTCGAATGGGCAGCATGGGCTCTGTGGTAGGTGAAAAAATCACGAACGCTATTGAAAATGCTCGAAAAGAACAAATCCCGTTTATCATTTTCACGGCTTCAGGTGGAGCTCGAATGCAGGAAGGCGTTCTCAGCTTAATGCAAATGGGCAAAACATCTGTGGCCTTACAGCGTCTGCATGCTGAAGGAGGATTGTTCATCTCTGTGATGACTCACCCGACAACCGGAGGGGTTTCAGCAAGTTTTGCCTCATTAGGAGATTATAATTTCGCTGAGCCTGGGGCTCTTATTGGATTTGCGGGGCGCAGAATTATTGAACAAACGATTCGTGAAAAGCTGCCTGATGATTTCCAAACAGCTGAATTCTTACTAGAACACGGCCAGCTGGATCGTGTTGTTCATCGACACGAATTGAAGAAAACTCTAACGACTGTACTAGACATTCATTCTCCAGGAGGTGAAGAAGTGTGAAGCATGTCCTTGATTTTGAAAAGCCGGTAATTGAACTACGTGAGAAAATTGCTGATCTCAAGAAGATGACAGAAAATAGTGAGATGGACTTAAGCGAAGAAATTAAGACGCTCGAGAAAAGGCTTGAGAAACTAGAAACCGATGTATATGATCGTATGCAGCCGTGGGATCGCGTCCAAATGGCAAGACATCCTGAAAGACCTACAACACTGGATTATATTGAACATCTCTTCACAGACTTCTTAGAACTCCATGGAGATCGTGTGTATGGTGATGACGAAGCGATTGTTTCTGGAATCGCCAAGTTTAATGGCAAACCTGTTACGGTTATCGGACACCAAAGAGGTAAAGATACGAAAGAGAATATCCGCAGGAATTTCGGTATGCCTCATCCAGAAGGTTATCGTAAAGCCTTGCGTTTAATGAAGCAGGCTGAGAAATTCGAAAGGCCAATCATCACATTCATTGACACAAAAGGAGCTTATCCAGGAAAGGCTGCAGAGGAACGGGGCCAGAGTGAAGCTATTGCCCGTAATTTATTAGAAATGGGTGGCCTTACCGTACCTATCATTTGTGTTGTAATCGGAGAAGGAGGAAGTGGTGGCGCTTTAGGTTTGGGAATCGGAGACCGTATCTTTATGTTAGAAAACTCTACGTACTCCGTAATTTCACCAGAAGGAGCATCATCCATTCTTTGGAAGGATTCAGGCCTTGCACAAAAAGCTGCGGAATCCATGAAAATCACTTCTTATGATTTGAAAGCTTTAGAAGTCATTGATGAAGTTATTCCTGAGATAAGAGGCGGGGCTCATCGAGATATTCCGGCCCAGGCCAAAGAGATAGAAAAAGTGCTTTCAAGATCCTTAAAAGAACTGGACGAATTGAATGAAGACCAGTTATTGGAAGGGCGTTTCGTTAAGTATAAAAACATTGGCGATTATACCTATCTTGATTTATAATAATACACGGTAAAAATAATAATACTCGACCTAAGAAAGAGAAGTCGCACAACCAGGTGCGGCTTTTCGCATCTTAAGAGGATGGTAACGCTATCATTATAGTATGTTTAGGCAAACCCACCTTTTACAAAGCACTCTTTTGGTACACACTAGAAAGAAGAGTGATCGCGAAAAGGTTTCAAATATTCTTTGACTGGGGACAAAATAACTAGTATATTTTTTGAGGTGATGAGAATGAAGAAAATAGGCGTACTTACAAGTGGCGGTGACGCACCTGGTATGAATGCTGCCATTCGTGCAGTCGTCCGTAAAGCGATCTATCATGGTCTTGAAGTCTACGGAGTCAAATATGGCTTTCAAGGTTTAATCGATGGAAATATAGAAAAGATGGAACTAGGTTCTGTTGGTGATATCATTCAGCGTGGAGGGACAAAACTTTACTCTGCTCGCTGTGAAGAATTCAAGACAGAAGAAGGCCAATTAAAAGGAATTGAGCAGTTAAAAAAACATGGCATTGAAGGATTAATCGTTATCGGTGGCGATGGTTCCTTCATGGGTGCCAAAAAATTGACTGAAAAAGGATATCCGTGCATTGGGGTGCCAGGTACCATAGATAACGATATTCCTGGAACTGATTTCACAATCGGTTTTGACACAGCATTAAACACGATTATTGATGCAATTGATAAAATTCGTGACACAGCTACCTCACATGAGCGTACGTACGTCATCGAGGTAATGGGGCGCGATGCTGGAGATTTAGCGTTATGGGCAGGTCTTGCCGATGGTGC
It contains:
- a CDS encoding FadR/GntR family transcriptional regulator; its protein translation is MTRSQIGKVYEGVLNQLKSYIEYHQLKPGDKLPSERELSEQLNVGRSSIREALRAMELLGLIETRRGEGTFMRAYRPHHMVELLSNFLLNESRTREELFTAKQMLEKEVVMRLLEKLNDKDLDMIEKIIENKEKEKLHEEFFQFLFERSGQPLLLSMWQFIYGFTHTVHDIQYEKSWYQKVANVLKTGDQIKVLQLFSS
- the pfkA gene encoding 6-phosphofructokinase: MKKIGVLTSGGDAPGMNAAIRAVVRKAIYHGLEVYGVKYGFQGLIDGNIEKMELGSVGDIIQRGGTKLYSARCEEFKTEEGQLKGIEQLKKHGIEGLIVIGGDGSFMGAKKLTEKGYPCIGVPGTIDNDIPGTDFTIGFDTALNTIIDAIDKIRDTATSHERTYVIEVMGRDAGDLALWAGLADGAESVLIPEAEDEFEDVIERLKRGHDRGKKHSIIIVAEGVGSGVDFGRKIKEAVNLETRVTVLGHTQRGGSPSASDRVLASRLGAHSVDLLLDGKAGRMVGIQQNKLVDHDIVEILSTKHEVDLDMYRLSKELSI
- the accA gene encoding acetyl-CoA carboxylase carboxyl transferase subunit alpha, whose translation is MKHVLDFEKPVIELREKIADLKKMTENSEMDLSEEIKTLEKRLEKLETDVYDRMQPWDRVQMARHPERPTTLDYIEHLFTDFLELHGDRVYGDDEAIVSGIAKFNGKPVTVIGHQRGKDTKENIRRNFGMPHPEGYRKALRLMKQAEKFERPIITFIDTKGAYPGKAAEERGQSEAIARNLLEMGGLTVPIICVVIGEGGSGGALGLGIGDRIFMLENSTYSVISPEGASSILWKDSGLAQKAAESMKITSYDLKALEVIDEVIPEIRGGAHRDIPAQAKEIEKVLSRSLKELDELNEDQLLEGRFVKYKNIGDYTYLDL
- the accD gene encoding acetyl-CoA carboxylase, carboxyltransferase subunit beta; protein product: MLRDFFSKKKRYASIPRQEAKQDVPEGLMQKCPNCQKIFYRKELNRNMNVCPHCDHHHRLSAYERIQHLFDEGSFEEWDKQMISSNPLEFPEYEEKLEKDRIKSDLNEAVVTGKASLSGMPAAVAVMDARFRMGSMGSVVGEKITNAIENARKEQIPFIIFTASGGARMQEGVLSLMQMGKTSVALQRLHAEGGLFISVMTHPTTGGVSASFASLGDYNFAEPGALIGFAGRRIIEQTIREKLPDDFQTAEFLLEHGQLDRVVHRHELKKTLTTVLDIHSPGGEEV